AAAGGATAATGATAGCTTATGGCCTTGCTGACGAATCCTGACATCGTGATTGCGGATGAACCCACCACAGCTTTGGACGTGACCATACAAGCACAGGTACTCAATTTGTTCAAAGATCTTCAAGGGCAGTTTCGTATGTCTGTAATCTTCATCACCCACGATCTTGGAATCGTCGCAGAGATCGCCGATAAGGTACACGTGATGTACGCTGGAAA
This window of the Pseudothermotoga sp. genome carries:
- a CDS encoding ABC transporter ATP-binding protein, translating into MALLTNPDIVIADEPTTALDVTIQAQVLNLFKDLQGQFRMSVIFITHDLGIVAEIADKVHVMYAG